The following proteins are co-located in the Verrucomicrobiia bacterium genome:
- a CDS encoding type II toxin-antitoxin system RelE/ParE family toxin — protein MEIEFANQDLDRLETDADFNAGCAPDIVRAYRRRVQSIRAAVDERDLYAVKGNRFEKLKGNRSHQRSIRLNDQWRLIVEIKQATPKNIIVILAIEDYH, from the coding sequence ATGGAGATTGAATTCGCAAATCAGGATTTGGATAGGCTTGAAACGGATGCCGATTTCAATGCTGGGTGCGCCCCGGATATCGTCAGGGCATACCGGAGGCGGGTTCAATCCATTCGCGCCGCGGTTGATGAGAGGGACCTTTACGCGGTCAAAGGAAACAGATTTGAAAAACTGAAGGGAAACAGATCACACCAGCGATCAATAAGGTTGAATGACCAGTGGCGGCTTATTGTTGAGATTAAGCAAGCAACACCCAAAAACATTATCGTTATTTTAGCTATTGAGGATTACCACTAA
- a CDS encoding HigA family addiction module antidote protein, producing MYQHATNQPPRRPAEVFPPGDFIREELDERDWTQGDLAKIIGRPEAAINLIVNDKRGITPDTAVELAAAFDTSAEYWLNLDTAYRLSKVAAPTDEIQRRASIYRTSPVKEMVRRGWINYSESAEGLAFEVEKFYSVVDFNEMKLAARSSDSGSTPTAEQLAWCVRCLHLARSIPVRRYVEWRLPECKAKLRKLAAFPESVAAVPKVLAEFGIRYVLVEHIKRSKIDGAALWLGSEWDKPVIALSLRYDRIDWFWHTLCHELSHIEHKDGSSALIDVDMSVGGDDAAPLSEIEARANREAAEMLIPVGKIDSYILRKRPTFSRVSVLQFANANKIHPGIVVGQLHHRLGNYQLFRDMLVRIKGIAITTALHDGWGSESEE from the coding sequence ATGTATCAGCACGCAACCAACCAGCCCCCGAGGAGGCCTGCTGAAGTGTTTCCCCCTGGCGATTTTATCAGGGAGGAGCTTGATGAACGCGACTGGACTCAAGGGGATCTCGCCAAGATCATTGGCCGGCCTGAGGCGGCTATCAATCTGATCGTTAACGACAAGAGGGGAATTACTCCGGACACCGCGGTCGAATTGGCTGCCGCCTTCGATACATCGGCGGAATACTGGCTCAATCTGGATACCGCATACCGCCTTTCAAAGGTCGCCGCGCCTACTGACGAAATTCAGCGCCGGGCATCCATTTACAGAACGTCTCCAGTCAAAGAGATGGTCAGGCGTGGCTGGATCAATTATTCGGAATCTGCCGAAGGATTGGCGTTCGAGGTTGAAAAGTTCTATTCAGTTGTTGACTTCAACGAGATGAAGCTGGCTGCAAGATCTTCAGATAGCGGGTCAACTCCAACCGCAGAGCAGCTTGCTTGGTGTGTGCGTTGCTTGCACCTAGCGCGGTCAATTCCGGTGAGACGATATGTTGAGTGGCGACTTCCGGAGTGCAAAGCGAAATTACGAAAGTTGGCCGCGTTCCCCGAGTCTGTGGCGGCCGTCCCAAAGGTTCTGGCGGAGTTCGGAATCAGATACGTGCTTGTCGAGCACATTAAGCGAAGTAAGATTGATGGTGCTGCATTGTGGCTTGGTTCTGAGTGGGACAAACCGGTAATAGCACTTTCACTAAGATACGACCGTATTGATTGGTTTTGGCACACCCTTTGCCATGAATTGTCTCACATTGAGCACAAGGATGGCAGTTCCGCATTGATTGACGTAGATATGAGCGTGGGGGGTGATGACGCGGCGCCGCTATCCGAGATTGAGGCGAGGGCAAATCGCGAGGCTGCGGAAATGCTCATTCCGGTTGGTAAAATTGACTCATACATCCTCAGAAAGAGACCAACCTTTTCGCGGGTTTCGGTTCTACAATTCGCGAACGCTAATAAGATTCATCCCGGTATAGTAGTTGGGCAGTTGCATCACAGGCTCGGGAACTACCAACTGTTTCGAGACATGCTTGTAAGGATTAAAGGAATCGCCATAACTACCGCCCTTCATGACGGGTGGGGGTCAGAATCAGAGGAGTAG